In a single window of the Sediminicoccus sp. KRV36 genome:
- a CDS encoding cytochrome c codes for MLRYLFALGLLASAAGAAAQDQPMAGEGLRLARQWCANCHVVSRGMPPPTGDATPSFPALAAMSSTTEAGLRVFLQTPHANMPDYRLSQRELDAVVAYILSLAR; via the coding sequence ATGCTGCGTTACCTGTTTGCCCTCGGGCTGCTTGCAAGTGCTGCCGGTGCCGCCGCGCAGGACCAGCCCATGGCGGGCGAAGGACTGCGCCTTGCCCGGCAGTGGTGCGCCAATTGCCACGTTGTCTCACGCGGCATGCCGCCACCCACCGGCGATGCGACACCCAGCTTTCCTGCCCTGGCCGCCATGTCCAGCACGACGGAGGCGGGCCTGCGTGTCTTCCTGCAAACGCCCCACGCCAATATGCCGGATTATCGCCTCAGCCAGAGGGAGCTGGATGCCGTGGTGGCCTACATCCTCTCGCTCGCGCGTTGA
- a CDS encoding DsrE family protein, protein MTKRMGRRGGMAALAAMGAATPALAQAPAGKEKVLYHLNQPGGEEFAYYRQFLVNLRNHLSVLTPGQYDLRVVMHGAGLNLLRIAARQNPQIAASIDEMKLAGVRFEVCRITLRSNNIRLDELYDAGEEDLVPSGVGQLGRLQHQGFAYIKI, encoded by the coding sequence ATGACCAAGCGAATGGGACGGCGCGGCGGCATGGCGGCCCTGGCCGCGATGGGGGCTGCGACACCGGCACTGGCCCAAGCCCCGGCCGGCAAGGAGAAAGTCCTGTACCACCTGAACCAGCCGGGTGGGGAGGAGTTCGCCTATTACCGGCAATTCCTGGTCAATCTCCGCAATCACCTGAGCGTGCTGACGCCGGGCCAATATGATCTGCGCGTGGTCATGCACGGGGCAGGGCTTAATCTCCTACGCATCGCCGCTCGGCAAAACCCGCAGATCGCAGCGAGCATTGACGAGATGAAGCTCGCTGGCGTGCGCTTCGAGGTGTGCCGGATCACGCTGCGCAGCAACAACATCCGGCTGGATGAGCTGTACGATGCGGGGGAGGAGGATCTTGTGCCAAGTGGCGTCGGTCAGCTGGGACGTCTGCAACACCAGGGCTTTGCCTATATCAAGATTTAG
- a CDS encoding cytochrome c — protein sequence MSRSMRRAFLVGVPLLAMAAIAVAQQAAPPNAAPDLMAIYRPFPAPPGPHTRADIAWPAPRLAAGALPAAIPGIGRAATVQEVAGWSIAVRGDGQGLPPGRGTAKDGEELFQQHCASCHGDFGEGLDRWPALMGGRGSLTTDQPRRTVGSYWQHAPSVFDYVRRAMPYAAPQSLTNDDYYALTAYILSINELVAEDAVMDRESLPRVEMPNRNGFVLEARPDTGNDTCMTGCRQGRAVSVTMDSRQFTPPGSGSGTSEPQ from the coding sequence ATGTCCAGATCGATGCGTAGGGCGTTCCTCGTCGGCGTGCCGCTGCTGGCTATGGCGGCCATCGCCGTCGCTCAGCAGGCGGCCCCGCCCAATGCCGCGCCGGACCTTATGGCCATCTACCGCCCATTTCCCGCCCCGCCCGGGCCGCATACCCGCGCTGATATCGCCTGGCCCGCGCCGCGCCTGGCCGCCGGCGCGCTCCCTGCCGCCATCCCCGGCATTGGCCGCGCCGCCACGGTCCAGGAAGTGGCCGGCTGGAGCATCGCCGTGCGTGGTGACGGCCAGGGCCTGCCGCCGGGGCGTGGCACGGCGAAGGATGGCGAGGAGTTGTTCCAGCAGCACTGCGCCTCCTGCCACGGTGATTTCGGTGAGGGGCTGGACCGCTGGCCGGCGCTGATGGGCGGGCGCGGCTCCCTCACCACCGACCAGCCCAGGCGCACCGTCGGCTCCTACTGGCAGCATGCACCATCGGTCTTCGACTATGTGCGCCGCGCCATGCCCTATGCGGCGCCGCAGAGCCTGACGAATGACGATTACTACGCGCTGACCGCCTATATCCTCTCGATCAATGAGCTGGTCGCGGAGGATGCGGTGATGGACCGTGAAAGCCTGCCGCGCGTCGAAATGCCCAACCGCAACGGCTTCGTGCTGGAAGCCCGCCCGGATACTGGCAACGACACCTGCATGACAGGCTGCCGGCAGGGCCGCGCGGTGAGCGTGACGATGGACAGCCGCCAATTCACCCCACCGGGCTCTGGCTCCGGCACGTCGGAGCCGCAATAG
- the soxC gene encoding sulfite dehydrogenase produces MTKNQRGNSASRRGFLRGAGAAAGLAAPGGIVLAAGNPENQPPNLPEWGRHLGPGVIEEPYGARSRHETAVRRYVPWLTPDRVSSVSFTPLAEMHGIITPSGLHFERHHGGVPDVDPVDWRLMIHGMVERPLVFTLEDLKRMPSVSRIHFLECPANGGMEWRGAQMSGVQFTHGMLACSEWTGVPLKHLLAQCGIRDGASWLLAEGGDASHLARSIPIAKALDDAIVAFGQNGEAVRPQQGYPVRLVVPGWEGNVWVKWLRRIEVGDRPWFTRWETRGYTDLMANGTARQFTFVNEVNSVITQPCPEKPLSGRPGFVEISGLAWSGAGRVTRVDVSVDGGDTWRTAALEGPALPKAVTRFRIPWEWREGQRAYLQSRAMDETGRVQPNIAELRRVRGVESIYHKNSIHTWLVEPDGGVVNVQIDA; encoded by the coding sequence ATGACCAAGAATCAGCGCGGCAATTCCGCGTCGCGGCGAGGCTTCCTGCGCGGGGCCGGGGCGGCGGCTGGCCTCGCGGCGCCGGGTGGCATCGTGCTCGCTGCGGGCAACCCTGAGAACCAGCCGCCCAACCTGCCCGAATGGGGCCGCCACCTGGGGCCGGGCGTCATCGAGGAACCCTATGGCGCGCGCAGCCGGCATGAGACGGCCGTACGCCGCTACGTCCCGTGGCTGACGCCGGACCGCGTCTCCTCCGTGTCGTTCACGCCGCTGGCCGAGATGCATGGCATCATCACGCCCTCCGGCCTCCATTTCGAGCGGCATCACGGGGGCGTGCCCGATGTTGATCCGGTGGATTGGCGGCTGATGATCCATGGCATGGTGGAGCGGCCGCTGGTCTTCACGTTGGAAGACCTCAAGCGCATGCCCAGTGTCTCGCGCATCCACTTCCTCGAATGCCCGGCCAATGGCGGCATGGAGTGGCGCGGCGCGCAGATGTCCGGCGTGCAGTTCACGCACGGCATGCTCGCCTGCTCGGAATGGACGGGCGTGCCGCTGAAGCATCTGCTCGCGCAATGCGGGATCAGGGACGGCGCCTCCTGGCTGCTGGCGGAAGGCGGCGATGCAAGCCACCTCGCGCGCTCCATCCCCATCGCCAAGGCACTGGATGATGCCATCGTCGCCTTCGGCCAGAATGGCGAGGCGGTGCGCCCGCAGCAGGGCTATCCGGTGCGCCTCGTCGTGCCGGGCTGGGAGGGCAATGTCTGGGTGAAATGGCTGCGCCGTATCGAGGTGGGGGACCGCCCCTGGTTCACCCGCTGGGAGACGCGCGGCTACACCGATCTCATGGCGAATGGCACGGCGCGGCAGTTCACCTTCGTCAACGAGGTGAACAGCGTCATCACGCAGCCCTGCCCGGAAAAGCCGCTGAGCGGGCGGCCGGGCTTTGTCGAGATTTCCGGCCTCGCCTGGTCCGGGGCGGGCCGCGTCACGCGGGTGGATGTCTCCGTGGATGGCGGCGACACCTGGCGCACCGCCGCCCTGGAGGGGCCGGCCTTGCCCAAGGCGGTGACGCGCTTCCGGATTCCGTGGGAGTGGCGGGAGGGCCAGCGCGCCTATCTGCAAAGCCGCGCGATGGACGAGACTGGCCGCGTGCAGCCCAACATTGCCGAATTGCGGCGCGTGCGCGGTGTTGAGAGCATTTACCACAAGAACAGCATCCACACCTGGCTGGTTGAGCCCGATGGAGGCGTCGTGAATGTCCAGATCGATGCGTAG
- a CDS encoding NAD(P)/FAD-dependent oxidoreductase, with product MQLSRRALLAATPLLAAPRLASAQAGTGRIVIIGGGFGGASAARFARDNFPGLDVTLIERSRRFTTCPYGNLVLAGRRDLASITFGYERLAARGVRVVHQSVTAVDAARKRVRLADNAEVPYDRLIMSPGIDLRWGAIEGYDEAASARMPHGWVPALQPITVLRQQLEAMPDGGVFLMTIPDNPFRCPPGPYERISMVADYLKRAKPRSKIIALDAKNGFSKQPLFQDAWEELYPGMVEWRGASNDGRVMRVNPGGMEVETEFGEKVKGAVINVIPPQMAAGIAREAGLANASGWCPVKPVTFESAQVPDIHVLGDATIAAPMPKSGFAASSHAKQAVACIAASLAGRPPPPASYFNTCYSHVGADYGISIVGVFRGTPERLVEVEGSGGISPRNATLAPARRAEHRRLEALYADGWYESITDEMFG from the coding sequence ATGCAGCTTTCCCGCCGCGCACTTCTCGCAGCCACGCCGCTTCTGGCGGCGCCGCGCCTGGCTTCCGCCCAGGCTGGAACAGGTCGCATTGTCATCATTGGCGGTGGCTTTGGTGGCGCCTCCGCCGCGCGCTTCGCGCGGGACAACTTCCCCGGCCTGGACGTCACGCTGATCGAACGCAGCCGCCGCTTCACCACCTGCCCCTATGGCAATCTCGTTCTCGCTGGCCGGCGTGATCTTGCCAGCATCACCTTCGGCTATGAGCGCCTCGCTGCGCGCGGCGTGCGCGTGGTGCATCAGAGCGTCACCGCGGTGGATGCCGCGCGCAAGCGCGTGCGCCTCGCCGACAATGCCGAGGTGCCGTATGACCGGCTGATCATGTCCCCTGGCATTGACCTGCGCTGGGGCGCGATCGAGGGCTATGACGAGGCCGCCAGCGCGCGCATGCCGCATGGCTGGGTTCCCGCCTTGCAGCCGATCACGGTGCTGCGGCAGCAGCTGGAAGCCATGCCCGATGGCGGCGTTTTCCTCATGACCATCCCTGATAATCCCTTCCGCTGTCCGCCTGGCCCTTATGAGCGGATCAGCATGGTCGCCGACTATCTCAAGCGCGCGAAGCCGCGCAGCAAGATCATCGCGCTGGATGCCAAGAACGGCTTCTCCAAGCAGCCCCTGTTCCAGGACGCCTGGGAGGAGCTTTACCCCGGCATGGTCGAATGGCGCGGCGCCTCAAATGACGGGCGCGTGATGCGCGTGAACCCTGGGGGCATGGAGGTCGAGACCGAATTCGGCGAGAAGGTGAAAGGCGCTGTCATCAACGTCATCCCGCCGCAGATGGCAGCGGGCATCGCGCGTGAAGCGGGGCTTGCCAATGCGTCCGGCTGGTGCCCGGTGAAGCCCGTGACCTTCGAGAGCGCGCAGGTCCCCGACATTCATGTGCTGGGCGATGCTACGATCGCGGCACCCATGCCCAAATCCGGCTTCGCAGCATCCTCGCATGCCAAGCAGGCCGTGGCCTGCATCGCCGCGTCGCTAGCCGGGCGCCCGCCGCCGCCGGCTAGCTATTTCAACACCTGCTACAGCCATGTGGGCGCCGATTACGGGATCTCGATCGTCGGCGTGTTTCGCGGAACGCCGGAGCGCCTGGTGGAGGTCGAAGGCTCGGGCGGCATCAGCCCACGCAACGCGACGCTGGCGCCCGCGCGCCGCGCTGAGCATCGCCGTCTGGAAGCGCTCTACGCCGATGGCTGGTACGAAAGCATCACCGATGAAATGTTCGGCTGA
- a CDS encoding c-type cytochrome, translating into MSLRIACAFVLLGMGPGLAQVPDAVLLAGACQGCHGAAGQGFHGIPQIKDAHSRADFVAMMQAFRANQREATVMGRIARGYSEAEITALAVLYARAQ; encoded by the coding sequence ATGTCGCTGCGAATTGCGTGCGCCTTCGTTCTTCTTGGCATGGGGCCAGGGCTGGCCCAGGTGCCGGATGCGGTTCTGCTCGCCGGCGCCTGCCAGGGCTGCCACGGGGCGGCTGGCCAAGGCTTTCACGGCATTCCCCAGATCAAGGACGCCCATTCCCGCGCGGATTTCGTGGCGATGATGCAGGCATTTCGTGCCAATCAGCGCGAAGCGACGGTGATGGGGCGCATCGCCCGGGGCTACAGCGAGGCGGAGATCACGGCACTCGCCGTGCTCTACGCGCGCGCGCAGTAA
- a CDS encoding transcriptional regulator, producing the protein MLGRRGLFIGLIAATPARAETGANLLMLERHDCPWCRRWLREVGENSWNLSNLGQRAPLRRVDVAAGLPEDLRFVSNWRFTPTFVLVRGGRELGRMIGYQADHFFWQQAEALLARLP; encoded by the coding sequence ATGTTGGGCCGTCGCGGCCTGTTCATCGGCCTCATCGCGGCAACTCCCGCGCGGGCCGAGACGGGCGCAAACCTGCTGATGCTGGAACGCCATGACTGCCCCTGGTGCCGCCGTTGGCTGCGTGAGGTGGGCGAGAATTCCTGGAACCTTTCAAACCTCGGTCAACGGGCGCCGTTGCGCCGTGTGGATGTCGCGGCCGGGCTGCCCGAGGACCTCCGCTTCGTCAGTAATTGGCGCTTCACGCCGACCTTCGTGCTGGTCCGTGGCGGGCGCGAGCTGGGCCGCATGATCGGCTATCAGGCCGATCACTTCTTCTGGCAGCAGGCGGAAGCGCTGCTCGCCCGATTGCCGTGA
- a CDS encoding heme-binding protein translates to MTRTPLVLAGLLAATPLAANDFIPFRIMAPPLALELAQAALKSCSDRGFQVAVAVVDRFGVTQVVLRDSLAGAHTPETAQAKARTAVSFRTSTEAMSAATQAGQLNSAIRHLPGYIFLGGGVPVESAGAIVGGIGISGAPGGAEDDACARVGIAAIEDRLLM, encoded by the coding sequence ATGACAAGAACACCCCTCGTGCTCGCTGGCCTGCTGGCGGCGACACCACTCGCCGCCAATGATTTCATCCCCTTCCGCATCATGGCGCCGCCCTTGGCACTCGAATTGGCGCAGGCCGCGCTGAAGTCGTGCAGCGATCGCGGCTTTCAGGTGGCCGTCGCCGTGGTGGATCGCTTTGGCGTGACACAGGTGGTGCTGCGGGATTCACTCGCTGGGGCGCATACGCCCGAGACAGCGCAGGCCAAGGCGCGCACCGCCGTCTCCTTCCGTACTTCGACCGAAGCCATGTCGGCGGCGACGCAGGCTGGGCAGTTGAACAGCGCAATCCGGCATCTGCCGGGCTACATCTTCCTGGGCGGCGGCGTGCCGGTGGAATCTGCGGGCGCGATCGTCGGTGGCATCGGGATTTCGGGCGCGCCGGGTGGCGCCGAGGATGACGCCTGCGCACGCGTGGGCATCGCCGCCATCGAGGACCGCCTGCTGATGTAA
- a CDS encoding DsrE family protein: MNRRSMFAGLASLALGAAGPRETPLAEPRPSIENPRRIVVSLAEADPARANAVFSNIINVQSFYGQDQVRILVVAYGPGVRHLIAAESQVVERVQSLRAYDIEFVACGATLDALGLGPEAVIEGIAVVPNGLPEIIELSLQGWVHLRP, translated from the coding sequence ATGAACCGTCGCAGCATGTTCGCCGGCCTCGCATCGCTGGCCCTCGGTGCCGCCGGCCCGCGCGAGACGCCGCTGGCAGAGCCCAGGCCCAGCATTGAAAATCCGCGGCGCATCGTGGTTTCACTCGCGGAAGCCGATCCGGCGCGGGCCAATGCGGTGTTCAGCAATATCATCAACGTGCAGAGCTTCTATGGCCAGGATCAGGTGCGCATCCTGGTCGTGGCCTATGGGCCCGGCGTGCGGCATCTGATCGCGGCGGAAAGCCAGGTGGTGGAGAGGGTCCAGTCGTTGCGGGCTTACGATATCGAATTCGTTGCCTGTGGCGCCACGCTGGACGCACTCGGCCTGGGACCCGAGGCGGTGATCGAGGGCATTGCTGTGGTGCCCAATGGCCTGCCGGAAATCATCGAACTGTCACTCCAGGGCTGGGTGCATCTGCGGCCCTGA
- a CDS encoding fused MFS/spermidine synthase codes for MLDAGTILLASALGLVVEIVAGRLLAPYVGMSVHSWTAVIAVVLGGFSLGHWWGGRLAGPDCDRARGHGRLAWVLAGCALASMAAVPALRLAAPYLDREGVSPLVAMLGFALAGFFAPSLLVGAVSPIVTKLAVEEGERDQIGRVLGRLFALSALGAIGGTLMAGFVFVAWIGSSGTMLVCAGLYAALAALHAAMAARRAAALALAVAAITCPAAASALQAYGRVCDVESAYACLRVVDAASMVGQPARLLVLDHLAHGVNVRDEPGLLAQPYLHLVDELMQRRGLPATPAAFFAGGGAFTLPRAWAATWPDARLTVAEIDPAITALARREFWLETGPGVQVIPRDGRAALQALPTAAQFDMVFADAFQDLAMPVHLVTREWHQAVRARLKPGGAYLVNVMEDRSDPRFLFALLRTLAEDFPAVEVWVEASEQPAGRRITYLVLASDTASPGARLAAHRGPARQWARLPAAYVAARWAEARVPVLTDDYAPVDRLMSHLILSPEASGR; via the coding sequence ATGCTGGACGCTGGCACCATCCTGCTCGCCAGTGCGCTGGGCCTGGTTGTCGAGATCGTCGCGGGGCGGCTGCTGGCACCCTATGTGGGCATGTCGGTGCATTCCTGGACGGCGGTGATCGCGGTGGTGCTCGGTGGCTTTTCGCTTGGCCATTGGTGGGGCGGGCGGCTGGCGGGACCGGATTGCGACCGCGCGCGCGGTCATGGGCGGCTGGCCTGGGTGCTGGCGGGCTGCGCGCTGGCCTCCATGGCGGCCGTCCCGGCCTTGCGACTTGCGGCGCCCTACCTGGACCGGGAGGGCGTCTCGCCGCTCGTCGCCATGCTGGGCTTCGCGCTGGCGGGCTTCTTTGCGCCGAGCCTGCTGGTCGGCGCCGTCTCGCCGATCGTGACCAAGCTCGCCGTCGAGGAGGGTGAGCGGGACCAGATCGGCCGCGTGCTGGGGCGGCTTTTTGCGCTCTCGGCGCTGGGGGCGATCGGCGGGACGCTGATGGCGGGCTTCGTCTTCGTGGCCTGGATCGGCTCCTCCGGCACCATGCTGGTCTGCGCCGGGTTGTATGCGGCCCTGGCGGCGCTGCATGCGGCGATGGCTGCGCGGCGAGCGGCGGCACTTGCCCTCGCCGTCGCAGCCATCACGTGCCCGGCCGCTGCCTCGGCGTTGCAGGCCTATGGCCGTGTCTGTGATGTGGAGAGCGCCTATGCCTGCCTGCGCGTCGTGGATGCCGCGTCCATGGTGGGGCAACCCGCGCGGCTGCTTGTGCTGGACCATCTGGCACACGGGGTGAACGTCCGGGACGAGCCGGGGCTGCTGGCCCAGCCTTACCTGCACCTCGTGGATGAGTTGATGCAGCGCCGTGGCTTGCCCGCGACGCCCGCCGCGTTCTTCGCCGGCGGCGGAGCCTTTACGCTGCCGCGCGCCTGGGCTGCCACATGGCCGGATGCGCGCCTGACGGTGGCTGAAATTGACCCGGCCATCACGGCCCTTGCCCGGCGGGAGTTCTGGCTCGAGACCGGCCCCGGCGTTCAGGTCATCCCGCGCGACGGCCGTGCCGCGCTGCAGGCGCTGCCCACCGCCGCGCAATTCGACATGGTCTTTGCCGATGCTTTTCAGGACCTCGCCATGCCCGTGCATCTGGTCACGCGCGAATGGCACCAGGCGGTGCGCGCGCGGCTCAAGCCAGGTGGCGCCTATCTGGTCAATGTGATGGAGGATCGCAGCGATCCGCGCTTTCTCTTTGCGCTGCTGCGCACCCTCGCCGAGGATTTTCCTGCCGTCGAAGTCTGGGTGGAGGCGAGCGAGCAGCCTGCCGGGCGGCGCATCACCTATCTGGTCCTGGCATCCGATACGGCCAGCCCCGGCGCCCGCCTGGCAGCGCATCGCGGCCCGGCGCGGCAGTGGGCGCGACTTCCGGCGGCCTATGTCGCGGCCCGTTGGGCGGAGGCGCGCGTGCCGGTCCTCACCGATGATTACGCGCCGGTGGACCGGCTGATGTCTCATCTCATTCTCTCACCGGAGGCCAGCGGAAGATGA
- a CDS encoding thioredoxin family protein, with translation MPRLTRRNLLTGLALAPGLAHAAPVPTDNGFTQDWFHEGFLDLPEDLREATAEGKRLAVTFDQRGCPYCREMHTDHLTRPEIEGFVRPRFRIIQLDLHGARPVTDFDGTVLEERALARRWRVTFTPSFIFLPEQAPPRMGREIEVARMHGLMPKPDFLAMFTYVAEHGYAGGRSFRAWRERG, from the coding sequence ATGCCTCGACTCACCCGCCGCAACCTGCTCACCGGCCTCGCGCTCGCCCCCGGTTTGGCACACGCCGCGCCGGTCCCCACGGATAACGGGTTCACCCAGGACTGGTTCCACGAAGGCTTCCTCGATCTGCCCGAGGATTTGCGCGAAGCCACCGCCGAGGGAAAGCGCCTCGCTGTCACCTTTGACCAGCGCGGCTGCCCCTATTGCCGCGAGATGCACACCGACCACCTGACGCGCCCCGAGATCGAGGGCTTCGTCCGCCCACGCTTCCGCATCATCCAACTCGATCTGCATGGCGCGCGCCCGGTGACGGATTTCGATGGCACAGTGCTGGAGGAACGCGCTCTGGCGCGGCGTTGGCGAGTTACCTTCACGCCGAGCTTCATTTTCCTGCCAGAGCAGGCGCCGCCCCGAATGGGCCGCGAGATCGAGGTGGCGCGCATGCATGGCCTGATGCCGAAGCCGGATTTCCTGGCGATGTTCACCTATGTGGCCGAGCATGGCTATGCGGGCGGCAGAAGCTTCCGCGCATGGCGGGAGCGCGGCTGA
- a CDS encoding cytochrome c biogenesis protein CcdA: MQVGYAAALLGGMLSFLSPCVLPLIIPYLGFLGGVTLRAAPGGPVAEAPDRGRVMAAASFFVLGFATVFTAMGATASLISQLLSDHLDTVAMIAGVVLIAFGLHFAGVFRISFLNYEKRFQPTEKPVSPLGSYVVGLAFAFGWTPCVGPVLAGILTIAAAADSVWEGAALLFAYALGIGVPFLLAAAFVTPFLRFVQRFRRHFRLVEILVGGLLVVTGLMVLTGTFQDIGAFLLDRWPDLGRFG, translated from the coding sequence ATGCAGGTCGGGTATGCCGCGGCGCTGCTGGGGGGCATGCTGTCCTTCCTCTCGCCCTGCGTGTTGCCGCTGATCATTCCGTATCTCGGATTCCTTGGCGGGGTGACCTTGCGCGCCGCACCTGGCGGGCCGGTCGCGGAGGCACCGGACCGCGGACGCGTCATGGCGGCGGCCAGCTTCTTTGTTCTGGGCTTTGCCACGGTCTTCACCGCGATGGGTGCGACGGCCAGCCTCATCTCGCAGCTTCTGTCCGATCATCTGGATACGGTGGCGATGATCGCCGGCGTCGTGCTCATTGCCTTCGGCCTGCATTTTGCCGGCGTCTTCCGGATTTCCTTCCTGAACTACGAGAAGCGTTTCCAGCCGACGGAAAAACCCGTCTCGCCGCTTGGTTCCTATGTGGTGGGGTTGGCTTTCGCCTTTGGCTGGACACCCTGCGTGGGGCCGGTGCTGGCCGGCATCCTGACCATCGCGGCGGCAGCGGACAGCGTCTGGGAGGGGGCGGCGTTGCTCTTTGCCTATGCGCTCGGCATCGGCGTGCCCTTCCTGCTGGCGGCGGCGTTCGTCACGCCCTTCCTGCGGTTTGTGCAGCGCTTCCGGAGGCACTTCCGCCTGGTCGAAATCCTGGTGGGCGGCTTGCTGGTGGTCACGGGGCTGATGGTGCTGACTGGCACCTTTCAGGATATCGGCGCCTTTCTGCTCGACCGCTGGCCCGATCTGGGGCGCTTTGGATGA
- the soxB gene encoding thiosulfohydrolase SoxB: protein MITRRDLLAAGAALAALPAHAQQAPTQADLLRFEPLGQVTLIHITDIHGQLMPMGFREASTNLGVGTARGLAPHITGAAMLGAYDVPRGTAMAHALTDLDYTELARRFGPMGGADRIATVVQAIKAERLGRTILLDGGDTWQGSWTSLQTKGADMVAFQKALGVEAMVAHWEFTYGAERVRELVDGLGFPFLGANIQDTEWSEDVFPALAEFERGGVKVAVIGQAFPYTPIANPRWMFPDWEFGIKEEKLAERVQAARAGGAQLVVLLSHNGFDVDRKLAARVPGIDVILTGHTHDALPRPLQVGQTLLIATGANGKFVSRLDLDVQGGRLAGFRHALIPVFANAIAPDAAMAALVQRQRAPFAADLARVVGRTESLLWRRGNTAGTWDDLICDALLEQREAEIALSPGFRWGTTLLPGTDITAEDVWSQTAITYPAAYRNRMTGETLKAVLEDVADNLFNPDPYYQQGGDMVRSGGISFTLDVTAASGQRVSDLTLLRTGQPIEAAREYIVAGWASINQATEGPPIWDVVNRHLARGPVRVEPRSDIRLRNA, encoded by the coding sequence ATGATCACCCGTCGCGATCTTCTGGCCGCCGGCGCTGCGCTGGCGGCATTGCCCGCGCACGCGCAACAGGCGCCCACCCAGGCGGATCTGCTGCGCTTTGAGCCGCTGGGTCAGGTCACGCTGATCCACATCACGGATATCCACGGCCAGTTGATGCCGATGGGCTTTCGCGAAGCCTCCACCAATCTCGGCGTCGGTACGGCACGCGGCCTCGCGCCGCATATCACGGGTGCGGCGATGCTCGGTGCCTATGACGTGCCGCGCGGCACAGCGATGGCGCATGCGCTGACCGACCTCGACTACACGGAACTCGCGCGGCGCTTTGGCCCGATGGGTGGGGCGGATCGCATCGCCACGGTTGTGCAGGCGATCAAGGCGGAGCGGCTGGGCCGGACCATCCTGCTCGATGGCGGGGATACCTGGCAGGGCTCCTGGACCAGCCTGCAAACCAAGGGGGCCGATATGGTGGCCTTCCAGAAGGCACTGGGCGTCGAGGCGATGGTCGCGCATTGGGAATTCACCTATGGCGCCGAGCGTGTGCGTGAATTGGTGGATGGCCTCGGCTTTCCCTTCCTCGGTGCGAATATCCAGGACACCGAATGGAGCGAGGATGTCTTCCCAGCCCTCGCGGAGTTCGAGCGCGGCGGCGTGAAGGTGGCCGTGATCGGCCAGGCTTTTCCCTATACGCCGATCGCCAATCCGCGCTGGATGTTCCCCGACTGGGAATTCGGCATCAAGGAGGAGAAGCTGGCCGAGCGCGTGCAGGCGGCCCGTGCGGGCGGCGCGCAGCTTGTGGTGCTGCTCTCGCACAACGGCTTCGATGTGGACCGCAAGCTCGCTGCCCGCGTGCCGGGCATTGACGTGATCCTGACCGGCCACACGCATGATGCGCTGCCGCGCCCGCTCCAGGTTGGGCAGACGCTGCTGATCGCGACGGGGGCCAATGGCAAGTTCGTCAGCCGGCTGGATCTGGATGTGCAGGGCGGAAGGCTCGCCGGGTTCCGCCATGCGCTGATCCCGGTCTTTGCCAATGCCATAGCACCCGATGCGGCGATGGCGGCCCTGGTGCAGCGGCAGCGTGCGCCCTTCGCCGCTGACCTCGCGCGCGTGGTTGGCCGCACGGAAAGCCTGCTCTGGCGGCGCGGCAACACTGCCGGCACCTGGGATGACCTGATCTGCGATGCGCTGCTGGAACAGCGCGAGGCGGAGATCGCGCTCTCGCCCGGCTTCCGCTGGGGCACGACGCTGCTGCCGGGCACCGATATCACGGCCGAGGATGTGTGGTCACAGACCGCCATCACCTACCCCGCCGCCTATCGCAACCGCATGACGGGAGAGACGCTAAAAGCCGTGCTGGAGGATGTGGCCGATAATCTGTTCAACCCCGATCCCTATTACCAGCAGGGCGGCGACATGGTCCGCAGCGGCGGCATTTCCTTCACGCTGGATGTGACGGCCGCGTCAGGCCAGCGCGTCTCTGACCTGACTTTGCTGCGCACCGGGCAGCCGATCGAGGCCGCGCGCGAATACATCGTGGCCGGCTGGGCCAGCATCAACCAGGCGACGGAAGGGCCGCCGATCTGGGATGTGGTGAATAGACACCTCGCGCGCGGCCCCGTCCGCGTCGAACCGCGCAGCGACATCCGCCTGCGCAACGCCTGA